A genome region from Myxococcales bacterium includes the following:
- a CDS encoding VWA domain-containing protein — protein sequence MSSLDKMEFAMNQEPRCACVLLLDTSGSMAGAPIDALNAALVDFQETLASDSLARLRAEIAIVTFDVVAHVAQDFVTADDFRAPTLVARGTTAMGEGITKAIALIDARKATYKANGIDYYRPWLFLITDGAPTDDIESARKLLRAAAGESKLAFFAVGVAGADMGVLRSLAVGYEPVQLSGLKFQEMFVWLSSSLRKVSQSKVGDQTPLAPPSTWTV from the coding sequence ATGAGCAGCCTCGACAAGATGGAATTCGCGATGAACCAGGAGCCACGGTGCGCCTGCGTTTTGCTCCTCGATACCTCCGGGTCGATGGCCGGCGCCCCCATCGATGCGTTGAACGCAGCGCTGGTCGACTTTCAGGAGACCCTAGCCAGCGACTCGCTCGCGCGGCTTCGCGCCGAGATCGCGATAGTCACGTTCGACGTCGTTGCCCACGTCGCGCAAGACTTCGTGACCGCAGATGATTTTCGTGCGCCCACGCTTGTCGCGAGAGGCACGACGGCCATGGGCGAAGGGATCACCAAGGCGATCGCCTTGATCGATGCACGAAAGGCGACCTACAAGGCGAATGGGATCGATTACTACCGCCCATGGCTCTTCCTCATCACGGACGGGGCCCCGACCGACGACATTGAGTCCGCCAGGAAGCTCCTGCGGGCCGCGGCGGGAGAGAGCAAGCTCGCGTTCTTCGCCGTGGGCGTCGCCGGTGCGGATATGGGCGTCCTGCGGAGTCTCGCCGTAGGCTACGAGCCGGTCCAGCTGTCTGGTTTGAAATTCCAGGAAATGTTCGTCTGGCTCTCGAGCAGCTTGCGGAAGGTTTCGCAGAGCAAGGTCGGAGACCAGACCCCCCTCGCGCCGCCTTCGACATGGACCGTGTGA